CCAGTGGTGGTTGAGCTAGTCACTCCAGAGGGGCCTCCAGTGCCAGTGGTGGTTGAGCCAGTCACTCCAGAGGGGCCTCCAGTGCCAGTGGTGGTTGAGCTAGTCACTCCAGTGCCAGTGGTGGTTGAGCCAGTCACTCCAGTGCCAGTGGTGGTTGAGCTAGTCACTCCAGAGGGGCCTCCAGTGCCAGTGGTGGTTGAACCAGTCACTCCAGTGCCAGTGGTGGTTGAGCCAGTCACTCCAGTGCCAGTGGTGGTTGAGCTAGTCACTCCAGAGGGGCCTCCAGTGCCAGTGGTGGTTGAACCAGTCACTTCAGTGCCAGTGGTGGTTGAGCCAGTCACTCCAGAGGGGCCTTCAGTGCCAGTGTTGGTTGAACCACTCACTCCAGTGCCAGTGGTGGTTGAGCTAGTCACTCCAGAGGGGCCTCCAGTGCCAGTGGTGGTTGAGCCAGTCACTCCAGAGGGGCCTCCAGTGCCAGTGGTGGTTGAGCTAGTCACTCCAGTGCCAGTGGTGGTTGAGCCAGTCACTCCAGTGCCAGTGGTGGTTGAGCTAGTCACTCCAGAGGGGCCTCCAGTGCCAGTGGTGGTTGAACTAGTCACTCCAGTGCCAGTGGTGGTTGAGCTAGTCACTCCAGAGGGTCCTCCAGTGCCGGTGGTGGTTGAACCAGTCACTCCAGTGCCAGTGGTGGTTGAGCCAGTCACTCCAGAGGGGCCTCCAGTGCCAGTGGTCGTTGAACCAGTCACTCCAGTGCCAGTGGTGGTTGAGCTAGTCACTCCAGAGGGGCCTCCAGTGCCAGTGGTGGTTGAGCCAGTTACTCCAGAGGGGCCTCCAGTGccggtggtagtggaagtgacTTCTGTCACTCCAGTGccaacagtagtggtggtggtgaagggagtcACTGAGGAGCAAGCTTCAGCCAGAAGAGATGACTGTATGGCACTAGTGTCTGGAAATAAATTATATAATGTAAACAATCACAAAATGATAATTCCACGCTTCAGGTGGTTTTTCCTGGTGCACGCAGAGGCTCTGCACACAGTGAGTGTCAGGTACATTACTAAGTGATGAACCAATCTTCATTAGTGTATAATCATTTTTATGTGACAATTGCATCAGTATAGATTAAGTAAAACAACATTTTGCTTGTTAGGGCAAGACTGACCAGAGATGTCGTCAACGAGTGAACACGACACCTTGCCGTCCTCGTCATACTCTTGTCTCACCATCAAGCCATACTGCTCCAGTTCGGACATACGCTTGAACACTGGTCCAGCAGCCCACGCCTGTCGAGACACAGTTATGGGGAGTTTCATGGTGCATTTTAACAGGAGGTATCTCACTGCCTTGGccaccattattttctttgccaCGAGAAACTTACGTGCACACTGCGAAAACAAGGAGAGTCACACTGGACCTCAGGGCTTCCGCTGGAGAAGTCGATGGCGAGCGTGTCTCCGCACTGCAATTCTGTCTCCTGCCTTGCAATGCCGCCCACTACACCGCCGCACACCACCTAGCAGACAAAAGTATTAtcatgttttctgttatttttacgTATGCCAGTAACATTGACTACATGACTCACTTCAAATATGATTCttatcagaaagaaaaaaaaaggaaagccagAGACAATTTCGGTTAGATGACACCTGTGACGTGTATCCTGCATTGCAGTGACTCACCTTCGCCAGGAGAAGGATCACTGCGACCTGTTGCCTCGCCATGGTTCAACCTTCGAGTGCAGTTAGGAAGCTGCTGCCAGTGTTCTTATATACACCATCATCACGGCCGGAGTTTGTGGTGGAATTTTCTACGTATAGTTCGCAGTTCGGTaattccacaaaaaaaaaaaaagctatgaaattttctttactttctgtaCAGTAATGTGTCATCTGCGGTATTCACGGTGAAAATGTGTTAATGATGTCATTAGTAACGCAAACAGAGGCTTTCAGAGGAAGAGTAGCAAGTCTCTTCAGCCGCAGCAGTACTAATGGTGTGAGTACTAAAGCGTCGGTGTGTGCGCTGCCCACCTGTCCTAACACACTCTTCCTAGCTAAGTGACACAAACTAAGTGCTGTTAACGAACCTATTTAGGATGGAAGATTACCTTTGTCATGTTGAGGATGACAGCTTGTTAACATTTTGTAGGTCACCATCGTCACGTAACTGCTTTACTTCACACCGAAGAAAATGTACCAACTTTTTaattcactttattttatttatctatcaatttatttaaATGTAAGAGAGGCACTGACCAAGgccaacaaaaaaatgaaaaaaataaaggtctaATTGAGTGTCAGTTcccaaagaaaagtaaagaatattTTTATCGAAAAACGGAGAACAAGTGTTGTGAAAGCTccttcttgaaagagttcaagtcatagatgggaggagatacagaagcagatagggaTGTGCagtgtttaccagagaaagggaagaatgattGAAAACACTGACAAGCTCTTAATTGAAATAGAGAGGTAAGTAgaatagagatgaaagaaagcagTCATGTGTAGTGAAGCGCTCAaaggagacatgcagttagcaaaatcagaagAGCACTTAGTGTGAAAATTGCtctagaagatagcaagagatgcagcaTATTACGGCTGTGAGAAAGGCTGAAGAGAGTCTTAAAAACAAGAGAATTTGATGATACGAAATACTTTTGATTGTGCTCTAGCTAAAAGAttgatattaaagaaaagttcttctcttccaccttacATGTACTACACCATGTTCCATACAAGGATCCATGATAAAAGGTTCTTATACAAAGTTAGAAGCTGGATgataagagaaacagacagaaacgaCTTAAACTGCCTAACTTCCCGTTGAGACAATTAGTAAATGCCGAAGATGTTCAATGTCGAAGACGGGGCAAttcaagtgaagagagagagagagagagagagagagagagagagagagagagagagcttcaaaAGTGACAATGAAGTGAACATCTCAACTCTGATTAAACTATTACTAAACTATTACATCGCTAAGAATAAATGTAGacgtatactactactactactactactactactactactactactactactactactactactactactactactactactactactactactactactactactactactactactactactactactactactactactactactactactactactactactactactactactactactactactactactactactactactactatcactactactactactgctactgctaactactactactaatctttTCAAATGTTCGTTCCCTATTTTGTTGCTTTAGATGACCTTTTTTATTATGttaattttcatcatattgttgttgctactagaATGTTTCCACGGCGCTATCTGACCACCATGTTGCGGCGCATTCCCTCAGTAAAAACACATTTGCCGATTACATTCTGCGATTATTGTGAACAGTAATCGCATCGTCGCAACCTTACAGTGCATGCCTTCACAAACATAAAGCTTGGTGATGTACTCTTTAGTTGCATATCGATAAGGGACAGTCCCGTAAGTGGCAAGCAGATTCACCCCGTAAGGAAAGGGCAACTAACACTGATCCACTCTTGTTCGCTTATAATTCATGT
The window above is part of the Portunus trituberculatus isolate SZX2019 chromosome 14, ASM1759143v1, whole genome shotgun sequence genome. Proteins encoded here:
- the LOC123503828 gene encoding putative per-hexamer repeat protein 5 isoform X3, which codes for MARQQVAVILLLAKVVCGGVVGGIARQETELQCGDTLAIDFSSGSPEVQCDSPCFRSVHAWAAGPVFKRMSELEQYGLMVRQEYDEDGKVSCSLVDDISDTSAIQSSLLAEACSSVTPFTTTTTVGTGVTEVTSTTTGTGGPSGVTGSTTTGTGGPSGVTSSTTTGTGVTGSTTTGTGGPSGVTGSTTTGTGVTGSTTTGTGGPSGVTSSTTTGTGVTSSTTTGTGGPSGVTSSTTTGTGVTGSTTTGTGVTSSTTTGTGGPSGVTGSTTTGTGGPSGVTSSTTTGTGVSGSTNTGTEGPSGVTGSTTTGTEVTGSTTTGTGGPSGVTSSTTTGTGVTGSTTTGTGGPSGVTGSTTTGNGGSSGVTETTTTTTGTGGPSGVTETTTTGTGGPSGVTESTVTEETTTVTVESTTLIECVTEKETEITTLPPTTTVVPTTAEPRWACESGWSLYESSCYQIDNNVKFDWVQGEIYCNALGAEYGKITTADQSSFLRDLATDDTWIGLTDQSTEGSFIWTDRSVPVYTGWASGEPNSAGEEDCTEMRKVKDFWWNDSSCGNIKRILCQKPATRVN
- the LOC123503828 gene encoding putative per-hexamer repeat protein 5 isoform X2, with product MARQQVAVILLLAKVVCGGVVGGIARQETELQCGDTLAIDFSSGSPEVQCDSPCFRSVHAWAAGPVFKRMSELEQYGLMVRQEYDEDGKVSCSLVDDISDTSAIQSSLLAEACSSVTPFTTTTTVGTGVTEVTSTTTGTGGPSGVTGSTTTGTGGPSGVTSSTTTGTGVTGSTTTGTGGPSGVTGSTTTGTGVTGSTTTGTGGPSGVTSSTTTGTGVTSSTTTGTGGPSGVTSSTTTGTGVTGSTTTGTGVTSSTTTGTGGPSGVTGSTTTGTGGPSGVTSSTTTGTGVSGSTNTGTEGPSGVTGSTTTGTEVTGSTTTGTGGPSGVTSSTTTGTGVTGSTTTGTGVTSSTTTGTGGPSGVTGSTTTGTGGPSGVTSSTTTGTGVSGSTNTGTEGPSGVTGSTTTGTEVTGSTTTGTGGPSGVTSSTTTGTGVTGSTTTGTGGPSGVTGSTTTGNGGSSGVTETTTTTTGTGGPSGVTETTTTGTGGPSGVTESTVTEETTTVTVESTTLIECVTEKETEITTLPPTTTVVPTTAEPRWACESGWSLYESSCYQIDNNVKFDWVQGEIYCNALGAEYGKITTADQSSFLRDLATDDTWIGLTDQSTEGSFIWTDRSVPVYTGWASGEPNSAGEEDCTEMRKVKDFWWNDSSCGNIKRILCQKPATRVN
- the LOC123503828 gene encoding putative per-hexamer repeat protein 5 isoform X1, with product MARQQVAVILLLAKVVCGGVVGGIARQETELQCGDTLAIDFSSGSPEVQCDSPCFRSVHAWAAGPVFKRMSELEQYGLMVRQEYDEDGKVSCSLVDDISDTSAIQSSLLAEACSSVTPFTTTTTVGTGVTEVTSTTTGTGGPSGVTGSTTTGTGGPSGVTSSTTTGTGVTGSTTTGTGGPSGVTGSTTTGTGVTGSTTTGTGGPSGVTSSTTTGTGVTSSTTTGTGGPSGVTSSTTTGTGVTGSTTTGTGVTSSTTTGTGGPSGVTGSTTTGTGGPSGVTSSTTTGTGVSGSTNTGTEGPSGVTGSTTTGTEVTGSTTTGTGGPSGVTSSTTTGTGVTGSTTTGTGVTGSTTTGTGGPSGVTSSTTTGTGVTGSTTTGTGVTSSTTTGTGGPSGVTGSTTTGTGGPSGVTSSTTTGTGVSGSTNTGTEGPSGVTGSTTTGTEVTGSTTTGTGGPSGVTSSTTTGTGVTGSTTTGTGGPSGVTGSTTTGNGGSSGVTETTTTTTGTGGPSGVTETTTTGTGGPSGVTESTVTEETTTVTVESTTLIECVTEKETEITTLPPTTTVVPTTAEPRWACESGWSLYESSCYQIDNNVKFDWVQGEIYCNALGAEYGKITTADQSSFLRDLATDDTWIGLTDQSTEGSFIWTDRSVPVYTGWASGEPNSAGEEDCTEMRKVKDFWWNDSSCGNIKRILCQKPATRVN